GCGTCCGAGGCGGTTCGGAGTGACGTCGGTAACCTGCATGGAACGCGAGATGTCGAGCAGGATCAACAGGTTGTTTCCTGGATGGAAGAGCCGGACGTCGGTAGCGTCCCAGCGCGGGCCGGCCATCGCTGTGAGGACGAGCGCCCACAAGAGCGCCCAGCTCAAATAGCGGCCCCAGCGCTCGGTGGTGCGCAGATCGCGCGTCCCGGTCAGGTGCGGCAGCAGATGCGGATCGGCATAGCGGTGCAGCGGGCCTTCGGCCGCGCGCGCGGCGCTGCGCTTGAGCCAGTAGGCGACCGGGAGCACGGCCAAGAGGCCGAGAAACCAGAGTGGTTGCTCGAAGTGAAAGCCGCCGTCAAACACCTGCGGTCCTCCCGACGAAGCGCTTGCGACCTTCGGGGAAGAGACCGAGGCCGAGCAGCGCGAGCAGGGCGAGTCCGAGCGGCCAGCGGTAGAGCGGCTGAGGCAGGTAGGCGGTGCGGGTCTCCGCTTCGGTCTTCTCGAGCTGGTCGATGCGCGCCGAGATCTCCTCGAGCGCGCGGGTGTCGGTCGCGCGGAAATAGGCCCCGCCGGTCAGCTCCGCGATCTCCTCGAGGGCGCCTTCGTCCATCGTCAGATCGTCGCGATACCGCACCACGCCCTCTTCGAGGATCGGGATGCTCGCCTGCTTGCTGCCGACGCCGATCACGTAGACGCGCACGCCGTTCTGTCGGGCCACCATTGCCGCCTCGCTCGGTGCGAAACGTCCGGCATTGTTGTCCCCGTCGGCGATCACGATCATGACCCGCGACCCCTCGGGACGCTCGCGCAGCTTGACCACACCGAGCGCGATGGCGTCGCCCAGCGCGGTCGCCGGGCCGGCAATGCTCGGGACGATCCCGTCGAGGAGCTGACGCACGGCCAGTCGGTCCAGGCTTAGGGGCGAGAGCACGAACGCCTGGCTGCCGAAGACCACCAAACCGACGCGATCGCCGCTGCGACCCTCGATAAAGCGGCCCATGACCCCGCGCACCACACTCATGCGGTTGACCGGACGGCCCTCGACCGTGAAATCCAGCGCCTCCATCGAGTGCGAGGCATCGACCGTGATCATGACGTCGTAACCCGGCGTGCTGATCTCGGTGTAGGGCGTCAGCCACTGAGGGCGCATCAGCGCAAAGACCAGCGCAATCCAGAGCAGATAGAGCAAGGCCCGATAGAGCCAGCCGGTGAGCTGCAGACCGGGGCGTCGCGCCGTAAAGGCGGCTTGGAGTGCGGCGATCTGCGGGTGCAGCAAGGTGACACGCTGACCTTCGAGCGTCGCCGCGTTTGGATCCTGTCCGCGCTCGGGCCAAAGCCAAGGCAGGAGGAGCGGCAACGGAAAGAGGAGTGCGGCCCAGGGCCAATGAAACTCAAACATGGCGGATCTCACCCACGGGCGTTCCCCCGCGCTCCGAGCCACGGCACGCGCCGGGTCAGGCTCTGGATCGCGCGTTGCCTCAGGCCGTGGCGCCGACCCTGCGGCGCATCCCGGACCTCGACCCAGGCGAGCGCCGCGTCGATCAGGGCCAGGAGATCCTTCATGCCGACGCGGCTGCGCAGTGCGCCGGCCGGTGCATAGGGCGCGTCGATCAGGATGCGACCGCGCTCGTGCCAGTGGAAGCCGTTCGGGTCGTGCGCGGCGAGCCAATCGAGCCAGGCGGTCCCGACGAGACCCGCGCAGGCCGGGCGCCCGAGTCGCGCCATGGCGATGCGGCGCAGCAGCTCGGAGAGCTCTCCGAGTGTCTGTTTGGGGTCCTGCCCCTTGCCGGCGCGGCGTCTGAGATCGCGGAGCGCGGCTGCGGCCTCCCAACGCCAACTGCCCAGCGTGATGCCCGGGATGGGGATGCGCAGACTGATCCGGGCACGCGCGCGCCACACCAAGAGGGCAAACAGCGTTAGGGCGATCGCCAACAACCACCAGCCGGGGGCCGGCGGCCACCAGGGGATGGGCGGGATGCCGTGGATATCACGCAGCATCGCGATGGGCGGGGAGGGGGCGAGGATCGGGTCCATCACACCGCCCGCGAGCGCGCCCGCTGCTCCAAGGCGCGGATCAGGCTGAGATGGATCTCGGCGTCGGTCCGCACCGGGAGCAGGATGATCCCCAGGCGATGGACAACCGCCTGGAGCAGGGCGCGTCGCTCCTCCCATGCCTCGCGATAGCTGCGCCTGGCCTGCGGGTCGTCGGTGTCGACCTCGATCAGGGTGCCGTCGGTGCCGGTGAAGGTGGTGATGCCCATCGTCGGGATCTCCCAATCCGCCGGGTCGTCGACCGGGATCAGTGCGACCGAGTTGCGTTGCCCCAGATCACCGAGGATCGCCTCCAACCCCATGGCATCGCGGTTGAGATCGGCAATGACGAAGACCAGGGAGCCGGTGGGTAGCCCCGAGGTCGCCCGCCGAAGCGCACCGCCGAGACAGTCGATCGATGGATCCAGCTCGGCGCCGGGCACGGTCAGGGCGCGCAGCAGTTGCCAGAGCGCGCGGCGACCGCGCGAGGGGCGAAAGTGCTGAAGTCCGGTGGATGGATCGCCGAAGACCAGTCCGCCGACCCGGTCGTTGAGCCGACTCGCTGCCCAGCCGATGAGAGCCGCTGCGCGGGCCGCCTGCACGGACTTGAAGGTCCCGCGCGTGCCGAAGGCCATGTGCGGACCCTTGTCGACACAGAGCACGACCGAGCGTTCGCGCTCCTCGCGGAAGATCTTCATGTGCGGCTCGTTGGTGCGGGCCGTCACCTTCCAATCCATATACCGAATGTCGTCGCCCTCGCGGTACTCGCGCACCTCCTCGAAGTTGACGCCGGCCCCGCGGAAGACCG
The sequence above is drawn from the Thiocapsa rosea genome and encodes:
- a CDS encoding VWA domain-containing protein, producing the protein MFEFHWPWAALLFPLPLLLPWLWPERGQDPNAATLEGQRVTLLHPQIAALQAAFTARRPGLQLTGWLYRALLYLLWIALVFALMRPQWLTPYTEISTPGYDVMITVDASHSMEALDFTVEGRPVNRMSVVRGVMGRFIEGRSGDRVGLVVFGSQAFVLSPLSLDRLAVRQLLDGIVPSIAGPATALGDAIALGVVKLRERPEGSRVMIVIADGDNNAGRFAPSEAAMVARQNGVRVYVIGVGSKQASIPILEEGVVRYRDDLTMDEGALEEIAELTGGAYFRATDTRALEEISARIDQLEKTEAETRTAYLPQPLYRWPLGLALLALLGLGLFPEGRKRFVGRTAGV
- a CDS encoding DUF4381 domain-containing protein gives rise to the protein MDPILAPSPPIAMLRDIHGIPPIPWWPPAPGWWLLAIALTLFALLVWRARARISLRIPIPGITLGSWRWEAAAALRDLRRRAGKGQDPKQTLGELSELLRRIAMARLGRPACAGLVGTAWLDWLAAHDPNGFHWHERGRILIDAPYAPAGALRSRVGMKDLLALIDAALAWVEVRDAPQGRRHGLRQRAIQSLTRRVPWLGARGNARG
- a CDS encoding DUF58 domain-containing protein: MSLYPRLDDLLELRHQAHTLGLPSHHLVNSTFAGLYASVFRGAGVNFEEVREYREGDDIRYMDWKVTARTNEPHMKIFREERERSVVLCVDKGPHMAFGTRGTFKSVQAARAAALIGWAASRLNDRVGGLVFGDPSTGLQHFRPSRGRRALWQLLRALTVPGAELDPSIDCLGGALRRATSGLPTGSLVFVIADLNRDAMGLEAILGDLGQRNSVALIPVDDPADWEIPTMGITTFTGTDGTLIEVDTDDPQARRSYREAWEERRALLQAVVHRLGIILLPVRTDAEIHLSLIRALEQRARSRAV